From Qipengyuania psychrotolerans:
ACTCTCAGGTCATCGATACCATGACAATGATCGGCATGATCATGCGTCCAGAAGACAGCGTCTACCTTCGCAATCTTGTTGGCGAGCAATTGCGACCGCAAATCAGTCGAAGTATCGACCAAAATGCGTTGGCCCATCCTGTTTTCGACGATGATCGAAACCCTGCTTCGCCGATTACGGGGATTGGATGGATCACACTCTCCCCAATCATCACCGATACGCGGGACGCCAGTGGACGTTCCGGAACCCAGCATTAGGAGTTTCACGAAGCTGCCTTGCTGAAAAGGCGATAGAAATTTTGCGTGGTATACTGGGCCAGCTCTTCGAAGCTTTCGCCGCGCAATTCAGCAAGAAATCGCGCCGTATCCTGAACGAAACCGGGCTCACACGATTTCCCGCGGTGCGGGACCGGCGCGAGAAACGGGCTATCGGTCTCCACCAACAGCCGTTCTTCGGGCACCGTTAGAGCAAATGCCTGCAAGTCCTTGGCATTCTTGAATGTCACGATACCCGAAAGCGAGATCGAAAGACCAAGCTCAAGGACACGCCGGCCAAATTCGTCCGAGGCCGTGAAGCAGTGGATTAGCGCAGGGAAAGAACCCTTTTCCATTTCATCGGTCAGGATCGCGAGGGTGTCTTCCTCGGCATCGCGTGTGTGGATGATAACGGGAAGCTGCACCTCTCTCGCGACATCGATATGCATGCGGAACAGGTCCTGCTGCACTTTGCGGTCCGAGTGATCGTAATAATAATCAAGCCCGGTTTCGCCGATACCAATGACTTTCCGGCCGCGTGTAGCCTCCAACAGTTCTTCGCGAAGGAGATCCTGATGCTCGTCCGCATTGTGCGGATGAATGCCGACGCTGGCATACACGTCGCTCTGGGAATTGGCGGTGCTTAAAACCTGATCCCATTCGGCCTTCTTGGTGGAGATATTGAGGAAGGCCCCTACCCCGGTCTCCCGCGCACGGTCGAGAATTTCGGACTGGTTTTCGACCAGCCCTTCGTATTCGAGATGGCAATGGCTATCGATCAGCATCAAGCGGTTTCCTGCTCAGGAAGCTCAAGGCGCGGGAAAACCGGATTTGGCTTCTCGATCGAATGACCGGTTGACGCCAATGCCGCAAACCATCCTTCGTTACTGAGGTCGGCATAGGACCGATGGTCCTCACCCACACCGAGTTGATCCAGTACGGTTGCTGATTTTGCCGGCACTACGGGTTGGATTGCAATCGCGAGATCGCGAATGGCCATGAAGAGCGTCTGGAGCACGGCCTTCATCCGTTCGGGGTCTGTCTTTTTCAGCCCCCACGGTGCCTGCTCGTCTACATAGGCGTTGCAAGCGAAGACCGCCTTGAGCCAGGCTTCGATGCCAACACTGAAGTTCAACGCCTCGAACTCGCGCGGCAGGACATCGCGGCATGCCTCGCGGACGGTGGACAGAAGCTTCATGTCATCTTCGCTGGGCTCAAACGCCTCCAGCTTGCCGTCCATATTCTTGTGGATCATCGACAACGTACGCTGGGCCAAATTGCCGAAGCTGTTCGCCAGTTCGGCATTCACTTTATTTACAAGCGCTTGAGCCGAATAACTGCCATCCTGTCCAAAGGTTACCTCTGCCATCAAGAAATAGCGTAGGGCGTCGACACCATACAGATCGACCAGTTCATTTGGATCCGTGACATTCCCGGCCGATTTCGATTCCTTGACGCCTCGATTGAGAAGGAATCCGTGGCCGAAGACCTTCTGCGGCACAGGCAGGTCCGCGCTCATCAGGAAGGCAGGCCAATAGATCGTGTGGAAGCGCACGATGTCCTTGCCGATCAGATGGAGGCTGGCAGGC
This genomic window contains:
- a CDS encoding TatD family hydrolase, with product MLIDSHCHLEYEGLVENQSEILDRARETGVGAFLNISTKKAEWDQVLSTANSQSDVYASVGIHPHNADEHQDLLREELLEATRGRKVIGIGETGLDYYYDHSDRKVQQDLFRMHIDVAREVQLPVIIHTRDAEEDTLAILTDEMEKGSFPALIHCFTASDEFGRRVLELGLSISLSGIVTFKNAKDLQAFALTVPEERLLVETDSPFLAPVPHRGKSCEPGFVQDTARFLAELRGESFEELAQYTTQNFYRLFSKAAS
- the metG gene encoding methionine--tRNA ligase; protein product: MADPFYITTAIHYPNGKPHIGHAYETIAADIIARFQRLLGREVRFQTGTDEHGLKMAQKARDLGMTPRALADEMSGHFRDLFDKLDITYDRFIRTTDADHHRASHAIWEAMAAKGDLYLDRYEGWYSVRDEAYYDEKELVEGEGGEKLSPQGTPVEWTEEETWFFRLSSYAEPLLELLNKPGFLEPASRRNEMIAFVEGGLKDLSVSRTSFDWGVKVPGSENHVMYVWVDALTNYITGLGYPDGGELWDKFWPASLHLIGKDIVRFHTIYWPAFLMSADLPVPQKVFGHGFLLNRGVKESKSAGNVTDPNELVDLYGVDALRYFLMAEVTFGQDGSYSAQALVNKVNAELANSFGNLAQRTLSMIHKNMDGKLEAFEPSEDDMKLLSTVREACRDVLPREFEALNFSVGIEAWLKAVFACNAYVDEQAPWGLKKTDPERMKAVLQTLFMAIRDLAIAIQPVVPAKSATVLDQLGVGEDHRSYADLSNEGWFAALASTGHSIEKPNPVFPRLELPEQETA